The genomic DNA GATGGGCTCGGCCGACTGCATGAGTTCCAGGTGCCCCACCATGGACTGCCAGTAGTAGCCCAGCGAACCGGTCGTGCTGGCACACCCGGACAGTGCAAGGCAAAGCAACGGGGCGGACACGGCCCGCAGGCAGGGGAGAAACTGGCGCATGGGGGCAGTTTATGGGCAGAAGACGCGCCGGGCGTGCGCACGGTTGTCAGCAGCGTGGCCGGTGCAGTTTCTAGAATGCGGCGCATGACCGCCGAACCCACCCCCGACCTGCCTGCCGGCCTGTTCGCCGACGAGGCCGGTTGCCCGCGCTGCGCCTGGTGCCAGGCCACGCCCTTCTACCGCCACTACCACGACCACGAGTGGGGGTTCCCCGTGGCGGACGACCGGCGGCTGTTCGAGAAGATCTGCCTGGAGGGTTTTCAGTCGGGCCTGAGCTGGCTCACCATCCTGAACAAGCGCGAGGGCTTTCGCGCGGCGTTTGCCCACTTCGACGCGGAGCAGGTCGCCGCCTTCGGCCCGGCCGACGTCGAGCGCCTGGTGCAGGACGCGGCCATCGTGCGCCACCGGGGCAAGATCGAGTCCACCATCAACAACGCGCGGCGCGTGCTGGAGCTGCGGCGCGAGTTCGGATCGCTGGCGCACTACGCCTGGCGCTATGAGCCTTCCTCCGCCGACCGGCCCGGGCGCCTCACGCGCGAGGTGGCGCGCACCCTGTCCACTTCGCCCGCGTCCATCGCCCTGTCCAAGGACCTGAAAAAACGCGGCTGGAGTTTCGTGGGCCCCACCACGGTGTACGCCTTCATGCAGGCCATGGGGCTCGTGAACGACCACCTGGAAGGCTGCCATTCGCGCGCCACGGCGCTGCGGGCGCGCGCGGAGTTTGTGCCGCCGCGCGGCTGATCAGGGCCGCGCCACCGGCCGCAGAACCCACAGCGCCGCCAGCGCCGCGAGGCCCAGCAGTGTGGTGGCCCACAGGGCGGCTGCGCCCACGCCATCGAGCAGCATGCCGAACAGCACCGGCGCGAAGGCCTGCGCCACGCGGGCGGGCACCATCATCAGGCCCTGGCGGGCGCCGTAGCCGGCGGGCCCGAACAACACCAGCGGCAGCGTGCCCTTGGCGATGGTCAGGATGCCGTTGCCGGCCCCGTGCAGCACGGTGAACACCAGCGCGGCCGGGCCGCCCACCACCATGAGCAAGGCCGCGCCCACCGGGTGGGCCGCGGCCGCCAGCTGCGCAGACAGCAAGGGGTGCAGGCGGCGCAGGAAGCCGAACTCCAGCAACCGCGCCGCCACCTGGGCCGGGCCGACCAGCGCGGCCAGGGCCACCGCCGCCTGCAGCGAGGTGCCGCTGGCCTGCAGCAGGCGCGGCAGGTGGGCGGCCATGGCCGTGCTGGTGAACCAGGTGACGGCGAAAACGAAGGACAGCAGCACGGTGGTGCGCACAGCGTGGCCTGGCGCAGGCACTGCGGGCGCCACCGGCGTGGCGGCGGGGTCGGTGCCCGCTGGTGCGGCCGGGGCATGCTCGCCGGGCGCGGTGCGGGGCAGCCAGCCATTCAGCGGCACGCCCACCAGCAGGTGCAGCGCGGCCCAGCCCGCGCACGCGCCGCGCCAGCCCCAGTGCACCTCCATCCAGGCCGACAGCGGCCAGCCCACCGTGCTGGCAAAGCCCGCGATCAGCGTGATGCCGGTGATGGCGCCGCGCGCGCCCTGCCCATACAGGCGCACCAGCGTGGCAAAGGCCGCTTCGTACAGGCCCGACCCCATGGCCACGCCCATCAGCACCCAGGCGGCAAACAGGCCCACCGGGCCCTGTGCCAGTGCCATGCCCGCCAGGCTGGTGGCAAACAGCAGGTTGGTGCCCACCAACACCGGCCGGCCGCCATGGCGGTCGATGGTCCGGCCCGCCAGCGGCCCCAGCAGGGCGGACACGATGAGCGCCAGCGAGAACGCGGCGAACACGGTGGGCGTGGCCACGCCCAGGTCGCGCGCCATGGGCACGGCCAGCATGGCGGGCAGGTAGTAGGACGAGGCCCAGGCCAGGGTCTGGGCCGTGCCCAGGCGCGCCACGGTCCAGCGCTGTGGCGCGGCGCTCATGCCGTGCGAGGCGCCACGGTCTCAGACACGCTGGCCCTGGGCGTTGACGACGACCTCGCCATCTTCCTTGGTGAAGGCGCCTTGCTGGGGCGAGGGCAGGATGTCCAGCACCTTTTCCGAGGGACGGCACAGCCGCGTGCCCAGCGGCGTTGCGACGAGGGGGCGGTTGATGAGGATGGGGTGGGCCAGCATCGCGTCGATGAGCTGGTCATCGGTGACGCCGGGCGCATCCAGTTGCAGTTCGGTGAAAACCGCTTCCTTGGTGCGCACGGCGTTGATCACGGGCTCGCCCGTGGCGGCGATCAGCGCCAGCAGCGTGGCGCGATCGGGCGGGGTCTTGAGGTATTCGATGACTTCCGGTTCGGCGCCGCTGTTGCGGATCATGGCCAGCGTGTTGCGGGACGTGCCGCATTTCGGGTTGTGATAGATGGTGATGGCGGTCATGGTGGGGCGTGGTGGTTTGCTGACGAAGGGGCGGTGTGAAGACCTGAAAGTTTGCCACCGTGCGCGGGCCAGCCCGGCAACCGCTTCAGCGCGTGCAGCAGTTGCTGGCCGGCGTCGTTCAGCGCTCCGTCGTTGCGCACTTCCAGGCTGGCCGCGCCCGGGGGCGGCATGAACGCCGCCGCACGCTGCACGCGGGCCTCCACCTCCCCGGGGGTCTCGCGGCCGCGCGAAAGCAGCCGCTCGCGCAGTACGTGCGGGCTGGCGGTGATGTGCACGGCCACCAGGTCGGGGAACCGCGCCAGTGCATCGGCCAGGTAGGCGCGCGAACCGTTGAGCAGCACCCATTGGCCGTGGGCCAGTGGCGCGAGCTGCGCGGCCCGGATGCCATAGCCCAGGCCGTTGGCCTCCCAGTGCAGGGCAAACGCCTGCTCACCGCGCAGCGCCGCAAAGGCCTCGGGCGGCACGCTCTCGTGCGCCTCGCCGCCGGGGGCGGCGGGGCGGCTGATGGTGCGCCGTGCCCAGTGCACGGGGCAGGGGGCGGGCAGGTGCGCGTGCAGCCAGCCGAGAAGGCTGTCCTTGCCCGCGCCGGAAGGGCCCATGAAGTACACCAGCCGGGCCGTCATGCGCCCAGCTCCAGGTGGTCCAGCAGCACGAAGTCGGCGCCCGGCGCGGGCTCGGCGAACAGGGCCAGGCTGTTGAAGCGCAGCGGGGGCAGGTCGGCGAAGAACTGCTCGGCCGCATCGAGCACCAGTTCCACGGTGTCTTCACGCTCGCCCGCGAGGGAGCCGGTCAGTGACAGGTGGAAGCGGAACTCCTCCAGCACGAAGGGGTAGCCCCACTGCTGCAACAGCGCATCCTGCCGGGGCGTGAGCCCGGCCGCGCGGCGGCGCGCCAGGTTGCTGGCCGACAGGGGCGCCGCCAGCGGCTGCAGCTGCGTCACGCAGGCGGCGGCTGCGGCCTGGATCTCGGCGTTGGCCGGGTGCGAGGGCATGGGCACCAGCGCGAGGAAGTCGTCGATGCGCTGGACCTGCAGGGGCGGCATGCTGAAGGGGCGCAGGCTGTCGGCCAGCGTCTGCACGGCATGCTGCAGCGTGAGCCAGTCCACCCCCGGCGCCAGCGCGAACGGCGCCTTGAGCGTGGCATGCCAGCCATAGCGGCGCGGCGCGGCGGTCAGGCGCTCCAGTTCTTCCTTGGCCACGCCGTGGATGTCCAGTTGTGGCAGGGACCGCAGCAGCGCCGCGCAGCGGCCCAGCCAGTGGCTGCCGGCCAGCCAGGCCAGGGTGCCGGGGTGGGGAGCGAAGTACACCGCATAGCGGTGGGCCGCCGTGGGGGCCGTGGCGTGGTTATTCGTCATGGGTGATGGTGAGTTTGACGCGGTCGCCCGCGAACCAGGCGCGCGCCCACTCGATGGGCGTGCCGGCCAGGTCCACGTTCAGGCTCTCGACCAGCAGCACCGGGCGCGCGGCGGGCTGGCGCAGCTCGGCGGCCACGGCGGCATCGGGCAGCTCGGCGGTGATGCGGCTTTCGCGCCGCGTGTAGTCGGCCACGCCATGCGCGGTGAAGCCGGCGGTGATGGAGCCGGTCTCGCGCACCACGGCCGCCAGGCCCGCGAAGCGGGGCAGGGGAAAGTAGCGCTCGCTCACGTGCAGCGGCTGGCCCTCGGCCTGGCCGATCACGCGCAATTGCAGCAGCGGGCTGCGCGTCGGCACCTGCAGGGCCTTGGCCAGCGCGGCCGTGGCGCGCACCGTCTGTTCCTGCAGCACCACCAGGCTGCCGCGCAGGCCGGCCTGCGCCAGGCCCTGCTGGTGGCGCACGCGCTTGCCCAGCGCCAGGTCCACCGCGAAGTCCTCCACGTAGGTGCCGCTGCCCTGGGTGATGCGCACCAGCCCCTGGCTGCACAGGCTGGCCAGCGAGCGGCGGATGGTGTGGCGGTTCACCCCGAACTGCTCGGCCAGTGCGTGCTCCGAGGGCAGGCGCTGGCCCGGGGGGTAGATGCCGCTGCCGATGGCCTCGGCCAGTTCGGCGGCGATGCGGGTCCAGAAGCTGTCGCGTGCCGGGCGTGCGGTAGGGGCGGGGGTGGCAAGAACTTGTGTGCTGGTGGTGGCTGTCATGAAACCTACATGCGCGCTGTCTAAGCTGGCGCCAGTTGTTCAATTTGTCTATACAACTTAAAGAGTACCACCTCCATGTTTCAAGCCTTTGACAACCCGGGCCCGGGCCGCCCGCTCTCGCGGGCGCACTGGATGGCGCTGCTGGCCCGCGCGCCCATCGACCTTCTGGAGCCCGCGCTGCACGACCACGCCGCACTGCCCGCCCGCTGGCTGCGCGCTCCCGAAACCGGTCTGATGATGGTGCAGGGCCGCGCCGGCGGCACCGGCGAGCGTTTCAACCTGGGTGAGGTCACGGTCACCCGCTGCGCACTGCGCGTGGACGTGGACGGCGCCGATGGCGGCGAGCCCACCGTGGGCGTGGCCTACGTGCTCGGCCGCTCGCACCGCCAGGTGCAACTGGCGGCCCTGGCCGATGCGCTGCTGCAGGACCCTGTGCGCCAGGCTGCGCTGGATACCAGCCTGCTCGACCCCATCCGCCGCCACCTGGCCCAGGTGCAGTCCGAGCGCCAGGCCCGCACGGCCAGCACACGGGTGGACTTCTTCACGGTGGCCCGCGAAAGCGGTGGCAATGACGACAGCGACGAGGACCAGGAATGAGCGCCACCCCGACGATCTCCCTGTCCGCACTGGGTGCGGGCTTTTCCAGCGAGGCCCTGGGCAGCCAGGGCGTGTTCCGCGCGGTGCTGCGGGCCCTGTCGCAGCCGGGTGATCCGGTCGCCATCGTGCACGATGCCGAAGTGCCCGCCACCGGCCACGCCGCGTCGGCCGCCGTGCTGCTGGCTTTGCTCGACAGCGAATGCACGCTGTGGCTGTCCCCCCAACTGGCCACCAGCCAGGCCGGCGTGTGGCTGCGTTTTCACACCGGCTGCGTACTGGTCGAGGCGCCCGAGCAGGCGCGCTTCGCCTGGGTGGCCGCCGGCGATGCCATGCCCGCCCTGGACAGCCTGCAGCGCGGCAGCGATGAATACCCCGACCAGTCCGCCACCTGCGTGATCGACGTGGCGGTGCTGGCCCCGGCTGTGGAGGGCGCAGGCGCCTGGCGCCTTGCGGGCCCCGGCATCCGCAGTGCGCAGCACCTGCATGTCGCGGGGCTGCCAGAGGACTTCTGCGCGCAGTGGGCCGACAACCACGGTGCCTTCCCGCGCGGGGTGGACGTGGTGCTGGCCACGGCCACGCACATCGCCGGCCTGCCGCGCACCACCCGCATCGAATCACCATCCACCGTGGAGGCCTGAGCCGCATGTACGTTGCCGTCAAGGGCGGGGAAACCGCCATCCTCAACAGCTACCGCCTGCTGGCCGAGCAGCGCCGGGGCGATACGGCCGAGCCCGAGCTCTCGGTGGCGCAGATCCGCGCGCAGCTCAAGCTGGCCGTGGACCGCGTGATGACCGAAGGCTCGGTCTACGACCCCGAGCTCGCGGCCCTGGCCATCAAGCAGGCCGCGGGCGACCTGGTCGAAGCCATCTTTTTGCTGCGTGCCTACCGTGCCACGCTGCCGCGCCTGGGCACCACGGTGCCGCTGGACACCGCGCGCATGGCGCTCACCCGGCGCATCTCGGCCACCTTCAAGGACCTGCCCGGCGGCCAGGTGCTGGGCCCCACCTACGACTACACCCAGCGCCTGCTCGACTTCACGCTGCTGGCCCGGGGCGATGCACCGGCTGCCGCAGCGGCCGCCCCCGCACCTTTGAGCGATGCGCCCGCCACCACACCGCGCGTGGTGGACCTGCTCAACCAGGAAGGGCTGATCGAGACCCGCCCCATCCCTGAAGGCGATCCGGCCCCCGCCGACCTGACGCGCGAGCCGCTGCGCTTTCCGGCCAATCGAGCGACACGCCTGCAGAACCTGGCGCGCGGCGACGAGGGCTTTCTGCTGGCCATGGCGTATTCCACGCAGCGCGGCTACGCGCACTCGCACCCCTTCGTGGGGGAGCTGCGCCTGGGCACGGTGGCTGTGGAGATCGTGCCCGAGGAGCTGGGCTTTGCCATCTCCATCGGCGACATGGAAATCACCGAGTGCGAGATGGTCAACCAGTTCGCGGGCAGCAAGCACCAGCCGCCGCAGTTCACGCGCGGCTATGGCCTGGCCTTCGGCCACAGCGAGCGCAAGGCCATGGCCATGAGCCTGGTGGACCGCGCCCTGCGCGCCGACGAGCTGGGCGAGGCGGTGGAGTCGCCCGCGCAGATGCAGGAGTTCGTGCTCTCGCACAGCGACAGCCTGGAGGCCTCGGGCTTCGTGCAGCACCTGAAGCTGCCGCACTACGTGGACTTCCAGTCCGAGCTGGAGCTGGTGCGCCGCATGCGCGCCACTGCGGCGGCCAACCCCTCTGACGACACCACCCTGGGAGACGATGCATGAACGCGCCCCACGAGCCCGCGCTGATGGGCCTGCCCGCCGATGCCGCGCCCACCGACGGGCACTTCAACTTTGCCTACCTGGACGAGCGCACCAAGCGCATGATCCGCCGGGCCGTCCTCAAGGCCGTGGCCATCCCTGGCTACCAGGTGCCCTTCGGCTCGCGCGAGATGCCGCTGCCCTATGGCTGGGGCACGGGCGGCATCCAGGTCACGGCGGCCATCATCGGGCCGGACGACTGCC from Acidovorax sp. A79 includes the following:
- a CDS encoding DNA-3-methyladenine glycosylase I; the encoded protein is MTAEPTPDLPAGLFADEAGCPRCAWCQATPFYRHYHDHEWGFPVADDRRLFEKICLEGFQSGLSWLTILNKREGFRAAFAHFDAEQVAAFGPADVERLVQDAAIVRHRGKIESTINNARRVLELRREFGSLAHYAWRYEPSSADRPGRLTREVARTLSTSPASIALSKDLKKRGWSFVGPTTVYAFMQAMGLVNDHLEGCHSRATALRARAEFVPPRG
- a CDS encoding MFS transporter, producing the protein MSAAPQRWTVARLGTAQTLAWASSYYLPAMLAVPMARDLGVATPTVFAAFSLALIVSALLGPLAGRTIDRHGGRPVLVGTNLLFATSLAGMALAQGPVGLFAAWVLMGVAMGSGLYEAAFATLVRLYGQGARGAITGITLIAGFASTVGWPLSAWMEVHWGWRGACAGWAALHLLVGVPLNGWLPRTAPGEHAPAAPAGTDPAATPVAPAVPAPGHAVRTTVLLSFVFAVTWFTSTAMAAHLPRLLQASGTSLQAAVALAALVGPAQVAARLLEFGFLRRLHPLLSAQLAAAAHPVGAALLMVVGGPAALVFTVLHGAGNGILTIAKGTLPLVLFGPAGYGARQGLMMVPARVAQAFAPVLFGMLLDGVGAAALWATTLLGLAALAALWVLRPVARP
- the arsC gene encoding arsenate reductase (glutaredoxin) (This arsenate reductase requires both glutathione and glutaredoxin to convert arsenate to arsenite, after which the efflux transporter formed by ArsA and ArsB can extrude the arsenite from the cell, providing resistance.), which translates into the protein MTAITIYHNPKCGTSRNTLAMIRNSGAEPEVIEYLKTPPDRATLLALIAATGEPVINAVRTKEAVFTELQLDAPGVTDDQLIDAMLAHPILINRPLVATPLGTRLCRPSEKVLDILPSPQQGAFTKEDGEVVVNAQGQRV
- the phnN gene encoding phosphonate metabolism protein/1,5-bisphosphokinase (PRPP-forming) PhnN — encoded protein: MTARLVYFMGPSGAGKDSLLGWLHAHLPAPCPVHWARRTISRPAAPGGEAHESVPPEAFAALRGEQAFALHWEANGLGYGIRAAQLAPLAHGQWVLLNGSRAYLADALARFPDLVAVHITASPHVLRERLLSRGRETPGEVEARVQRAAAFMPPPGAASLEVRNDGALNDAGQQLLHALKRLPGWPAHGGKLSGLHTAPSSANHHAPP
- a CDS encoding DUF1045 domain-containing protein, translated to MTNNHATAPTAAHRYAVYFAPHPGTLAWLAGSHWLGRCAALLRSLPQLDIHGVAKEELERLTAAPRRYGWHATLKAPFALAPGVDWLTLQHAVQTLADSLRPFSMPPLQVQRIDDFLALVPMPSHPANAEIQAAAAACVTQLQPLAAPLSASNLARRRAAGLTPRQDALLQQWGYPFVLEEFRFHLSLTGSLAGEREDTVELVLDAAEQFFADLPPLRFNSLALFAEPAPGADFVLLDHLELGA
- the phnF gene encoding phosphonate metabolism transcriptional regulator PhnF, which translates into the protein MTATTSTQVLATPAPTARPARDSFWTRIAAELAEAIGSGIYPPGQRLPSEHALAEQFGVNRHTIRRSLASLCSQGLVRITQGSGTYVEDFAVDLALGKRVRHQQGLAQAGLRGSLVVLQEQTVRATAALAKALQVPTRSPLLQLRVIGQAEGQPLHVSERYFPLPRFAGLAAVVRETGSITAGFTAHGVADYTRRESRITAELPDAAVAAELRQPAARPVLLVESLNVDLAGTPIEWARAWFAGDRVKLTITHDE
- the phnG gene encoding phosphonate C-P lyase system protein PhnG — encoded protein: MFQAFDNPGPGRPLSRAHWMALLARAPIDLLEPALHDHAALPARWLRAPETGLMMVQGRAGGTGERFNLGEVTVTRCALRVDVDGADGGEPTVGVAYVLGRSHRQVQLAALADALLQDPVRQAALDTSLLDPIRRHLAQVQSERQARTASTRVDFFTVARESGGNDDSDEDQE
- the phnH gene encoding phosphonate C-P lyase system protein PhnH; this encodes MSATPTISLSALGAGFSSEALGSQGVFRAVLRALSQPGDPVAIVHDAEVPATGHAASAAVLLALLDSECTLWLSPQLATSQAGVWLRFHTGCVLVEAPEQARFAWVAAGDAMPALDSLQRGSDEYPDQSATCVIDVAVLAPAVEGAGAWRLAGPGIRSAQHLHVAGLPEDFCAQWADNHGAFPRGVDVVLATATHIAGLPRTTRIESPSTVEA
- a CDS encoding carbon-phosphorus lyase complex subunit PhnI: MYVAVKGGETAILNSYRLLAEQRRGDTAEPELSVAQIRAQLKLAVDRVMTEGSVYDPELAALAIKQAAGDLVEAIFLLRAYRATLPRLGTTVPLDTARMALTRRISATFKDLPGGQVLGPTYDYTQRLLDFTLLARGDAPAAAAAAPAPLSDAPATTPRVVDLLNQEGLIETRPIPEGDPAPADLTREPLRFPANRATRLQNLARGDEGFLLAMAYSTQRGYAHSHPFVGELRLGTVAVEIVPEELGFAISIGDMEITECEMVNQFAGSKHQPPQFTRGYGLAFGHSERKAMAMSLVDRALRADELGEAVESPAQMQEFVLSHSDSLEASGFVQHLKLPHYVDFQSELELVRRMRATAAANPSDDTTLGDDA